Proteins found in one Chitinivibrionales bacterium genomic segment:
- a CDS encoding UDP-N-acetylglucosamine 2-epimerase (non-hydrolyzing) — EGGMRSFNRNMPEEINRIVADHLSSLHLCSTTTAITNLKNEGITQNVYHVGDVMDDTARYAAQKAEQQSTILRDLAINPKEYLLATIHRPENTDHKDRMENIVDAFTEIGREHMIIMPLHPRTKKYLQEYGLTERINNMKIIGPVGFLDMANLEGNAILIATDSGGVQKEAYFHRVPCVTLRDQTEWVETVEAGWNLLADTASKESITTSVNAMLASKDGRRDIEEYGDGHAAEKIAGIIGDF, encoded by the coding sequence TCGAGGGCGGCATGCGGTCGTTTAACCGGAATATGCCCGAAGAGATCAATCGGATCGTGGCCGATCATCTGTCATCACTGCACCTCTGCTCCACCACAACCGCAATAACCAATTTAAAAAATGAGGGTATTACACAAAACGTCTATCATGTCGGTGATGTCATGGACGACACTGCACGGTATGCCGCTCAAAAAGCAGAACAACAGAGTACGATCTTGCGGGATCTGGCGATAAATCCGAAAGAGTATCTCCTTGCAACAATCCACCGTCCGGAAAACACCGATCATAAAGACCGGATGGAGAACATTGTCGACGCATTTACCGAAATCGGCAGGGAGCATATGATAATAATGCCGCTTCACCCCCGGACAAAAAAATACCTGCAAGAGTATGGGCTTACAGAGCGCATAAATAATATGAAAATAATCGGTCCGGTCGGTTTCCTGGATATGGCTAATCTGGAGGGCAATGCGATTCTTATCGCTACCGATTCGGGTGGGGTGCAGAAAGAGGCATATTTTCACCGCGTCCCCTGTGTCACCCTGCGCGATCAGACCGAATGGGTGGAGACTGTTGAGGCCGGATGGAATCTTCTTGCCGATACGGCATCGAAGGAAAGTATTACAACATCGGTGAATGCAATGCTTGCGTCGAAAGATGGTCGCAGAGATATTGAGGAGTATGGCGATGGCCATGCTGCGGAGAAGATTGCGGGGATTATAGGAGATTTCTGA